One Panicum virgatum strain AP13 chromosome 9K, P.virgatum_v5, whole genome shotgun sequence genomic region harbors:
- the LOC120651656 gene encoding protein ROLLING AND ERECT LEAF 2, whose amino-acid sequence MGCAASKVEQEDTVRRCKERRRHMKDAVAARQLLASAHADYLRSLRVTAAALSRFAQGHPSLAVSHHTAPVLLSAAAPPPAAGAARALPTPPPSTAASSSLPPPTPLAQHPHPPPPPQPAASMAAPQPAPVRAPRPRRLRVPHILSDSSVASPARSSFRKQPPVGTPSSSSAWEWENFYPPSPPDSEFFDRRKAELEEANRLRELDEEEKARAYLHHQHPYNLKEEDEVDDDDDGEVDHEPEGMHCGGWEDDDEHYASTTTSETRSEEGEMGNGSECGFAARSECGFVARSEYGGTAPSEYAAVPLPLRRDERSDAGDSSSTVTAATEMRMVVRHRTLAEIVAAIEEYFVRAADAGNDVSELLEASRAQLDRNFRQLKKTVYHSNSVLSALSSTWTSKPPLAVRYKLDTNALEMESTEGKSHGSTLERLLAWEKKLYEEVKARESVKIEHEKKLSTLQSLEYRGRDSAKLDKTKASINKLQSLIIVTSQAATTTSSAIVRVRDNELAPQLVQLCFALLDMWRSMNHFHEIQNEIVQQVRGLVDNSMAESTSDLHRLATRDLEAAVSAWHSNFNRLIKYQRDYIRALYGWLKLTLCQVDNTAPQEAHASMISRELTSFCDEWKQALDRLPDAVASEAIKSFVNVVHVIYTKQAEEMKIKKRAETYSKELEKKTNSLRSIEKKYYQSYSMVGLGLPGSGRDGIDCHVYDARDPLVEKKTEIAQCRRKVEDEMTRHAKAVEVTRSMTLNNIQTGLPGIFQAIAGFSATVVEALDVVCRRAGSVR is encoded by the exons ATGGGGTGCGCGGCGTCCAAGGTGGAGCAGGAGGACACGGTGCGGCGCTGcaaggagcgccgccgccacatgaaggacgcggtggcggcgcgccaGCTGCTGGCCTCCGCGCACGCCGACTACCTCCGCTCCCTCCGcgtcacggcggcggcgctctcgcGCTTCGCGCAGGGCCACCCCTCGCTCGCCGTCTCCCACCACACCGCGCCCGtcctcctctccgccgccgcgccgccgcccgcagccggcgccgcccgcgcgctccCCACGCCGCCACCGTCCACGGCCGCGTCGTCATCGCTCCCGCCCCCGACACCGCTCGCGCAGCatccgcacccgccgccgccgccgcagccggcggcgtCGATGGCAGCGCCGCAGCCTGCGCCGGTGAGGGCTCCACGCCCGCGGCGGCTCAGGGTGCCGCACATCCTGTCAGACTCCAGCGTGGCCAGCCCCGCGCGGTCGTCCTTCCGCAAGCAGCCGCCGGTGgggacgccctcctcctcctccgcgtggGAGTGGGAGAACTTctacccgccgtcgccgccggactCCGAGTTCTTCGACCGCCGCAAGGCTGAGCTCGAGGAGGCTAACCGCCTTCGCGAACTCGATGAGGAAGAGAAGGCGCGGGCCTACCTCCACCACCAACACCCCTACAACCTCAAGGAGGAAGACgaggtcgacgacgacgacgatggcgaGGTGGACCATGAACCAGAGGGGATGCATTGCGGCGGatgggaggacgacgacgagcactACGCGTCCACGACCACGTCGGAGACCAGATCGGAGGAGGGAGAGATGGGGAATGGATCGGAGTGCGGGTTCGCCGCCAGATCGGAATGCGGGTTCGTGGCCAGATCGGAGTACGGCGGGACGGCACCCTCGGAGTACGCCGCCGTACCGTTGCCTCtgaggagggatgagaggtCGGATGCTGGCGATTCCTCCTCCACGGTCACGGCGGCGACCGAGATGCGGATGGTGGTGCGACATCGCACTCTCGCCGAAATCGTGGCGGCCATTGAGGAATACTTCGTCAGGGCGGCCGACGCCGGCAACGATGTGTCCGAGCTCCTGGAGGCCAGCCGTGCACAGCTCGACCGCAACTTCAGGCAGCTCAAAA AGACGGTGTACCACTCCAACAGTGTGCTATCTGCATTGTCGTCGACATGGACGTCTAAGCCACCATTGGCTGTCCGATACAAGTTGGACACCAATGCTCTGGAGATGGAGTCAACGGAAGGGAAGAGCCATGGATCCACTTTGGAACGCCTTTTAGCATGGGAGAAGAAGCTCTACGAGGAGGTTAAG GCAAGGGAGAGTGTGAAGATTGAGCATGAGAAAAAGCTATCTACTCTACAGAGCCTGGAATATAGAGGGAGGGATAGTGCAAAGCTGGACAAGACCAAGGCCTCTATAAACAAGCTGCAATCTCTGATCATTGTTACCTCACAGGCTGCCACCACTACATCATCGGCAATTGTTAGAGTCCGTGACAATGAGCTTGCACCACAGCTTGTTCAGCTTTGTTTTGC GCTATTGGATATGTGGAGGTCAATGAACCATTTCCATGAGATCCAAAATGAGATTGTTCAGCAAGTCCGTGGTTTGGTGGACAACTCCATGGCTGAGTCAACATCTGACCTTCACAGGCTTGCAACTCGTGATCTTGAGGCTGCTGTATCGGCATGGCACTCCAACTTCAACCGCCTTATCAAGTATCAACGTGACTACATCCGTGCCTTATATGGCTGGCTGAAGCTCACACTCTGCCAAGTGGATAACACTGCCCCACAAGAAGCCCATGCCTCGATGATCTCGCGTGAACTCACCAGCTTCTGTGACGAGTGGAAGCAAGCGCTAGACCGGCTTCCAGATGCTGTGGCTTCAGAGGCTATCAAGAGCTTTGTGAATGTTGTCCATGTCATCTACACTAAGCAGGCAGAGGAAATGAAGATCAAGAAGCGGGCAGAGACGTACTCAAAGGAGCTAGAAAAGAAAACCAACTCACTCAGGTCCATCGAGAAGAAGTATTACCAATCCTACTCGATGGTTGGCCTCGGCCTTCCTGGCAGCGGCCGCGATGGCATTGATTGCCACGTGTACGATGCTCGTGATCCTCTTGTGGAGAAGAAAACTGAGATCGCCCAATGCCGTCGGAAGGTGGAGGATGAGATGACGAGGCACGCTAAGGCCGTTGAGGTCACCCGATCAATGACGCTGAACAACATACAGACAGGCCTGCCAGGAATATTCCAAGCCATAGCTGGTTTCTCAGCAACAGTGGTcgaagctctcgatgtcgtttGCCGCCGAGCTGGGTCGGTGCGGTAA
- the LOC120651654 gene encoding serine/threonine-protein kinase D6PK-like, giving the protein MQQQPSRSQHAKHHPHPGAARHTRLRTQVLEAPLDPGSDPEYQDFQFRFVPEMFELQMGGVGGGGNGEGKVTEKVLEFEFDKVRISIASSDDEAGGDAPPRSSFSGASHPPEPVDEMDAVFVAVDSRDKAPAPKPAVSWDASPPPSGAASPHSSIDSSGAAATVTSVAPSCTVTSRSAKTSVSSSAASDGSGWSSGAGAGGSAGKPHKGGDPRWKAILAARARDGPLAMGSFRLLRRLGCGDIGTVYLSELSGGGGGGGGGGEARACWFAMKVMDKASLESRRKLSRAETEREILQLLDHPFLPTLYAHFETDRFACLVMEFCPGGDLHALRQRQPGKHFPEHAARFYAAEVLLALEYLHMLGVVYRDLKPENVLVREDGHIMLSDFDLSLRCAVSPTLVRSSLNPDPRNAQTCAQPACIQPTCFMPRLFSQRSKKSGAAAKKSKGGEPRQQQQQAPAGLPELVVEPTGARSMSFVGTHEYLAPEIIKGEGHGSAVDWWTFGIFLHELMYGKTPFKGQTNRATLFNVVGQQLKFPDCPGTSNASRDLIRGLLSKEPQSRLGVKRGAAEIKQHPFFEGVNWALIRCSTPPGVPRAVEPAAAVAMPAPVKPAPVAKVEINSGSKRMAGAGVESGGKFLDFEFF; this is encoded by the exons ATGCAGCAGCAGCCGTCACGCTCACAGCACGCCAAGCACCACCCACACCCAGGAGCGGCGAGGCACACGCGCCTCCGCACCCAGGTGCTGGAGGCGCCCCTAGATCCCGGATCCGACCCCGAGTACCAGGATTTCCAGTTCCGCTTCGTCCCGGAGATGTTCGAGCTCCAGatgggcggcgtcggcggcggggggaACGGTGAGGGCAAGGTGACGGAGAAGGTTCTTGAGTTCGAGTTCGACAAGGTCCGGATCAGCATTGCGTCCAGCGACGACGAGGCGGGCGGGGACGCGCCGCCCAGGAGCTCCTTCTCCGGGGCGAGCCACCCGCCGGAGCCGGTGGACGAGATGGACgccgtcttcgtcgccgtcgacAGCCGCGACAAGGCGCCGGCCCCGAAGCCGGCCGTCTCGTGGGACGCGTCCCCGCCCCCGAGCGGCGCCGCGAGCCCGCACAGCAGCATCGATAGCTccggcgccgcggccacggTGACGAGCGTCGCCCCGAGCTGCACCGTCACCAGCCGGAGCGCCAAGACCAGCGTCAGCAGCAGCGCggccagcgacggcagcggctggagcagcggcgccggcgcgggcgggagCGCCGGGAAGCCGCACAAGGGCGGGGACCCCCGGTGGAAGGCCATcctcgcggcgcgcgcgcgggacgGGCCCCTCGCGATGGGCAGCTtccggctgctgcggcggctcgGGTGCGGCGACATCGGGACGGTGTACCTGTCCGagctcagcggcggcggcgggggcgggggcggcggcggcgaggcgagggcCTGCTGGTTCGCGATGAAGGTGATGGACAAGGCGTCGCTGGAGAGCCGGCGGAAGCTGAGCCGCGCGGAGACGGAGCGGGAGATCCTGCAGCTGCTGGACCACCCGTTCCTGCCCACCCTCTACGCGCACTTCGAGACCGACAGGTTCGCCTGCCTCGTCATGGAGTTCTGCCCCGGCGGCGACCTCCACGCGCTCCGGCAGCGCCAGCCCGGCAAGCATTTCCCGGAGCACGCGGCGAG GTTCTACGCCGCCGAAGTGCTTCTTGCGCTGGAGTACCTGCACATGCTTGGAGTGGTCTACAGAGACTTGAAGCCGGAGAACGTCCTCGTCCGGGAGGACGGCCACATCATGCTCTCCGACTTCGACCTCTCCCTCCGCTGCGCCGTCTCCCCGACGCTGGTGCGGTCCTCCCTGAATCCCGATCCCAGGAACGCCCAGACCTGCGCCCAGCCCGCCTGCATCCAGCCCACATGCTTCATGCCCAGGCTCTTCAGCCAGCGGAGCAAgaagagcggcgccgccgccaagaaATCCAAGGGCGGCGAGCctaggcagcagcagcagcaggcgcccGCCGGCCTGCCCGAGCTCGTCGTCGAGCCGACCGGCGCGCGGTCGATGTCGTTCGTGGGCACGCACGAGTACCTGGCCCCGGAGATCATCAAGGGCGAGGGCCACGGCAGCGCGGTGGACTGGTGGACGTTCGGCATCTTCCTGCACGAGCTCATGTACGGCAAGACGCCGTTCAAGGGGCAGACGAACCGCGCCACGCTGTTCAACGTCGTCGGCCAGCAGCTCAAGTTCCCCGACTGCCCCGGGACGAGCAACGCTAGCCGGGACCTGATCAGGGGCCTGCTGTCCAAGGAGCCCCAGAGCCGGCTCGGCGTCAAGAGGGGCGCCGCCGAGATCAAGCAGCACCCCTTCTTCGAGGGCGTCAACTGGGCGCTCATCCGGTGCAGCACCCCGCCCGGCGTGCCCAGGGCcgtcgagcccgccgccgcggtggcgatGCCGGCGCCGGTGAAGCCCGCGCCGGTGGCGAAGGTGGAGATCAACAGCGGCAGCAAGAGGATGGCAGGAGCCGGTGTCGAGTCCGGAGGGAAGTTCCTAGACTTTGAGTTCTTTTAG
- the LOC120651655 gene encoding protein BRANCHLESS TRICHOME-like yields the protein MASVRVVAPNHGAGSRCPPPWKLYHNPHYSPRGITHLPSSPRPPRRAENLDSPMIVVPVDGGGGGEEAEELDQGYGAMSSELCVARIRALRAELELERRMRRKAEALSEALAAELAGERRRGEAAEAECRALREEAGAARGEAERAFAGAEEERRMLRVAELWREERVKMKLADARAAMEERLREIDDAVAELRATAAASDNHKSSCCGSSCSPNGKASPTSQHGQQSPSRSQHGQESPSRSQHGQLHRREAVGGENPHIRRGIRGFVEFPKAVRVRPREDRADLVSNLECQRAQLRVLMRHRSPAGGMGLVGASENLVV from the coding sequence ATGGCGTCGGTGCGAGTCGTGGCGCCCAATCATGGCGCCGGCTCGCGCTGCCCTCCTCCCTGGAAGCTTTATCACAACCCCCACTACTCCCCGCGCGGCATCACccacctcccctcctccccgcgcccACCTCGCCGAGCCGAGAATCTCGATTCGCCTATGATCGTCGTGcccgtggacggcggcggcggcggcgaagaggcGGAGGAGCTCGACCAGGGGTACGGCGCCATGTCGTCGGAGCTCTGCGTGGCGCGCATCAGGGCGCTGCGGGCGGAGCTGGAGCTCGAGCGGCGCATGCGGCGGAAGGCGGAGGCGCTGAGCGAGGCGCTGGCGGCGGAGCTggccggggagcggcggcggggcgaggccGCGGAGGCCGAGTGCCgggcgctgcgggaggaggccggcgccgcgcgcggggaGGCGGAGCGCGCGTTCGCGGGcgccgaggaggagcggcggatGCTGCGCGTCGCGGAACTCTGGCGCGAGGAGCGGGTCAAGATGAAGCTCGCCGACGCGAGGGCGGCCATGGAGGAGAGGCTGCGGGAGATcgacgacgccgtcgccgagctccgcgccaccgccgccgccagcgacaACCACAAGagcagctgctgcggcagcaGCTGCAGCCCGAACGGCAAGGCAAGCCCGACGAGTCAACACGGTCAACAGAGCCCGAGCCGGAGCCAGCACGGCCAGGAAAGCCCGAGCCGGAGCCAGCACGGCCAACTTCACCGGCGCGAGGCCGTCGGCGGCGAGAACCCGCACATCCGGAGAGGGATCAGGGGCTTCGTCGAGTTCCCCAAGGCGGTCCGCGTGCGGCCGCGCGAGGACAGGGCGGATCTGGTGTCCAACCTCGAGTGCCAGCGGGCGCAGCTGCGCGTGCTCATGCGGCACCGGAGTCCCGCCGGCGGCATGGGGCTCGTCGGCGCATCAGAGAACCTGGTCGTTTAG